In Pseudomonas campi, the sequence TGGCCTACTGGCTGTGGCCAAGTCGGCGCAGGGGCCAGCGCGAGGAGGCGCACTCCTGGCTGGATCTGCTGGAAATCCTCATCGAACTGCCGGTGAACCTGCTGTTCTGGTTGCTGCGCCAGCTCGCCCGGCCGTTTCGCGACGGCATCGATCTGGATATCTGAACCGACCCGGAGTGGCAGGAGAGCGCTATGCGCTGCTGGATGATTGTGCTGCTGGTGGTGCTAGTCACCACCGCTGTGGGCGGGGGCGGCTGGCTGTGGCTGAAAGCCGAGTATCGCAACGAGTCGGCTATGGCCGTGGCGACACGCTTTATCTACCTGCTGCACGATGAGCGCCTGGCCGAAGCCTACGATCTGACCCTCAAGGCCGACGGCCTGGCGGGCCGTGATCTGCCGCAGTTTCGCCAGATCGCGGCGCGCCAGCGTTGTGCTCGTGGCACCTGGCAGGTGTATGCGTTGTCGCCGCCGCAGTCTCGTGGCAACCGCCTGCGCCGCTGGCTGAGCGGTCGGCAAGTGGAGATGCCATCGATCACGGTGCGTTACGACTTCGCGCCCAACCCCTGTCCGTACAGCATCGAGCTGCGCCGCGATGGCCAGGGCCAGTGGCGCGTGTTCAACTTTCAGAGTACTGCCGGCTAGGCCCAGATGCGGCTCGCGGGCATCATGAGCAGCGGCGGTCTCGCTAGACCGCGCTTATCGACAGCATGCAGACATGGAGGTCATGGCCCATGAGTACGCCTTTTTTGATTATCCCCGGCTACGGCGGCTCCGGTCCCGAGCATTGGCAGAGCCTGTGGCAACAGGCCGATCCGCGTTTTCGCCGGGTCGAGCAGCGTGACTGGTGGCGCCCGGTCTGCAGCGAGTGGGTGGCGCAGTTGGAGCAGGCGGTGGCCGCCAGCGGCCCGCACACCGTACTGGTGGCCCACAGCCTGGGTTGCGGGCTGGTGGCGCACTGGGCGGCGCAGACCCGCCTGTCGGTGCGCGCCGCCATGCTGGTGGCTCCTCCAGACCCGGAAGGCCCGGCTGCCGAGCTGGGCATCGAGGGTTTCGTGCCGGTGCCGGAACTGCCGCTGGCCTTCCCCAGCCTGCTGGTGGCCAGCAGCAACGACCCGTTCTCCAGCCTGGAACATGCGCACAGCTCGGCAATCCGCTGGGGCAGTCGCTGGGCCAATATCGGCGCGGCCGGGCATATCAACGGCGACAGCGGCCTGGGCGACTGGGCCGAGGGCAGGGCGCTGCTGCAGTCGCTGCTGGAGTGAGGTGGCGTACATGGCCTTGATCGAACAGCGCCTCGAGATCGCCGCAGAGCGTGCGAGGGTGTACGAGGTTTCACAGGACTACGCCGTGCGTTATCAGTGGGATCCATTCCCCGAGCGAATTGCCTTTGTCGGTGCGTTGCAAACGGTGCAGCGTGGCGCTCGCGTCGAGGTGGTCGCCCGTAGTGGCCTGCGCATGGAGGTTGAGTTCGTGCAGGTGGATGCACCGCAACGGGCGGCGATCCGTATGCTCAAGGGGCCCTTGCTACTCAAGCAGTTTGCCGGCAGTTGGGTATTTAGCGAGCTCGGGCCGCAGCGTACTCAGGCAGTGTTCCGCTATAACCTGAAAGTCCAGCCTTGGGCGCTACCCTGGCTGCTCGAGCCGCTCGCCGTCTGGTACTTCCGCCGTGCCGTGGTGGCGCGGATGCGGGGACTGAAAAACTACTGCGAGCAACTGGTCAACTGATGCCGGATTGCGGCTGAAGCAACGCCGAGTTGTGGTTAACTTGGCGCCCGGCAATTGCACTTCACACAGGCCCATCGTGAGCGAACAAGCGAATAACCCCCTGCATGGCATCACCCTGGAAAAACTGCTTGGCGAGCTGGTCGCCAAGTACGGCTGGGATGGCCTGGCCAACCGCATCGATATCCGCTGCTTCAAGGTCGATCCGAGCATCAAGTCGAGCCTGACCTTCCTGCGCAAGACGCCCTGGGCGCGCGAGAAGGTCGAGGCGTTGTTCGTGCAGATGCGCAGCAAAGGCTGAGAACCTGTTTACGATCTCCTGACTCGCGGCCATACCGCGTTAAAAACGGCCTCGGACAGCCGCTTGCGGCTAACGCGCTTTAGCGCGACCCGAAGGGCGAGTGAAGCGAGTCATGCTCATTTACAGCTCGTAAACTCCGCTTCCTCGGCGTTTTGACCAGCCGGAGGCTGTTACTGGCGTAGCGCCTTGTCTGGCTCTAATTCAGAAGATCGTAAACAGGTTCTGAGACAGCAAAGAGGCTTCATGGATGAACAAAACCCTGTGGTTACCCCTGATGTGGCTGGCGGCGCCGCTGGCCCTGGCCGATTGCGCCTACCGGGCGCTGGCCATCGAGCCGCGCGGTGGCGAGTACGCGGCGCTGTATGGCGGCGCCGGCGAGCGGGTGCAGGTGGAGTTCCACAACTTCAAGCGCGACGGTGAGGTCGACAGCTTCCCCGAGCCGCCCATGGTCCTGAGCCAGGGCACGGCCAGTTGCACTGTGGAGGGTGGCATCTGGCTGCGCCGCGCGGTGTTCCTCGATCGCCGCGAGCAGCGCCTGTTGGTGCAGTCGTTCAGTGGTTCCAGTGGCGAACTGCTGGTCTATGACACCCGTACCTGTGCCGAACTGGCGCGCCTGGAGTTGCCAGAAGCCAGCTGGGCGCTGGAGGGCGACAGCCTGGTGCTGGGGCGTCAGTGCAGCTCGGGCGAGCTGAGCAGTTGTGCGCAGCGCCAGGTGCACACGCTCAATGCCCAGTGCCTGCCTGAATAGAATTTACGCTCTGGCGCTTTGCTATCGGTGGAAAACGCTGCGCGGTTTTCCACCCTACGTTGGCGGGCGGGTTGCGTAGGGTGGATAACGCTTCGCTTATCCACCGTGCCGTGGATGCTCAGAGATTGCGCACCTGCGCGGCGCTGGTGGGTATGGCGCAGCCAGTCTGGCTGTCCGGCTGCAGGTGCGGGGTGAGAATCGGTGCCATGCCCTTGAGTACCTGCACCGGTAGTGCCGAGGTGAAGCGGAATTTATCCGCGGCCTCGCCCGGCACGAAGGCGGTGAGGGTGCCGAAGTGGCGCGGGCCGAGGTAGAAGACGAAAGTGGCGGTGCGGTTGATGGCCCGTGAGCTGAGCACATGGCCGCCGCGGGTGACGTTTTCCACCCGGTTGTCGCCGGTACCGGTTTTGCCACCGAGCACCAGCGGCGTGCCATCGGCCAGGCTGAAGCTGCCATGCAGGCGCCGTGCGGTGCCGGCTTCCACCACCTGTGACAGCGCCTCGCGCAGGGCCGCGGCAACCTCCGTTGGCAGCACCCGTTCACCGCGCCGCACGTCGTAGACCAGCTCGGTGTCATAGGGCGTGGCGGCGGCGAAGTGCAGGCTGTCGATACGCACGCTGGGCTGGCGGATGCCGTCGTTCTGGATGATGCCCATCAGCTCGGCCAGCGCTGCCGGGCGGTCGCCGGAGCTGCCGATGGCGGTGGCCAGCGACGGCACCAGGTGATCGAACGGATAGCCCACGCGCTGCCAGCGCTGGTGGATATCGAGGAAGGCTTCGACCTCCAGCATGGTGCGGATGCGGCTGTCGCGGGCGCTCTTGTGTCGCGACTTGAACAGCCAGCCGTAGACCACCTGGCGCTCCTCGGCGCTGGCGGCCACGGCATCCTTGAAGGTGGCTTGCGGCTGTTCGATCAGGTAACCCAGCAGCCACAGCTCCAGCGGGTGCACGCGGGCGATGTAGCCCTGGTCCGGCAGGCTCCAGGCGCCCGGGCCGTAGTCCAGGTAGAGGCTGTGGATGCGCTTGTCGGTGAGCTTGTTCTTTTCCTGCGGCAGGTGCGCACGCAGGAAAGCGGCGAAGGTCGCCTCGTCCACTTCCGGCATCAGGTAGCGGTGCACGGCGGC encodes:
- a CDS encoding RBBP9/YdeN family alpha/beta hydrolase, which produces MSTPFLIIPGYGGSGPEHWQSLWQQADPRFRRVEQRDWWRPVCSEWVAQLEQAVAASGPHTVLVAHSLGCGLVAHWAAQTRLSVRAAMLVAPPDPEGPAAELGIEGFVPVPELPLAFPSLLVASSNDPFSSLEHAHSSAIRWGSRWANIGAAGHINGDSGLGDWAEGRALLQSLLE
- a CDS encoding SRPBCC family protein; the encoded protein is MALIEQRLEIAAERARVYEVSQDYAVRYQWDPFPERIAFVGALQTVQRGARVEVVARSGLRMEVEFVQVDAPQRAAIRMLKGPLLLKQFAGSWVFSELGPQRTQAVFRYNLKVQPWALPWLLEPLAVWYFRRAVVARMRGLKNYCEQLVN
- a CDS encoding VF530 family DNA-binding protein; the encoded protein is MSEQANNPLHGITLEKLLGELVAKYGWDGLANRIDIRCFKVDPSIKSSLTFLRKTPWAREKVEALFVQMRSKG